In Gadus morhua chromosome 2, gadMor3.0, whole genome shotgun sequence, a single window of DNA contains:
- the scaf1 gene encoding splicing factor, arginine/serine-rich 19, producing the protein MDLSPAAGFKKRPSAPSPNGHMDVAKSPPPYSPTSSPSSPSSSPSSPSSVSSCPSATATGCPDDVKDPPDGGSGGRARLSGDTVSSTSASVPSLSSSAFSSSDRPGPGRRAAADRPLERGCREIYDPFHPTDGELDGRAMEEDDDDEDDDDDEGDKYDPFDPTGSPASDGEEGPGAEERGGKRGGGGAGKKLKKEPPPDSTALLLPRPLIKLSLRRRLDRAPNASQRERGCDLSDHSEIEEGEIVPSVNEAGGGAQRAAMMPPLPSDGPFSVGTKPERVLRLLDSDGFVSVRTESAWPADGSLQDDAVVVGAGDLRRKLVSRRKERFRNGPAPAASSSLSPQPQPAPPPPPPSLPPSSPPGSPTPLLIALPAAAAPRGSKSRKSSKSSKDRDRRRRKEGKGGGDKEEKRKKSVAAAATKEKAKEKAKGEGSRDKSRERGRRAADGRGRGPEEAGGRPRSSSSNSRKRKKRRHSSPETSRSHNSSGRGAHSRRSFSSPSEERPRERDRERERDHDRDRDHDRDRDHDRDRDRERERERERDRDKERDRDRGRSGDRGRRAKDRKDRDSSHGKRERDRDLDRERDGKERSSSRERSGTKKSKHGREGRRRVEEVVEEEEVERDGRPWERRRRRDGRPVVPPSIQDLNGSDLFAIKRTITVTTTVPGSPPEPEPASPPSPAPARGSDRSLKRKKKRKRRQAEEAAEGGGAYRSRSRSPPRYHSYDSDHYSDKLEIDLRSLDGEALDSDYPSLEDTPPAALPPEPPLRSPKAKTAAAAPKAGRHHPKKKSHDAKSRDIPAESSASSSSAARTKSKGPSPPPGPADPPAPPAPKRGRKAGKDKERDKAGRKDSARSGGKALKKEGGGGGRKGKLQSKVSVMVREGVSSTTGAPSSSGKLGMDLGSTGGGGGPVVGGSIAVVFRRDNESRSPFLKPCSEPLSLAGRGKEPGKRGKRSALAAPPTAAARAKKATPSSTTSTSSSASSPSSTLATKRRRRAAKKPKDQGGAGGGAGPLGGGAAGCPEVRAEDWGGARAESPPAAGAAGTRLSPHPAPAGPVPSSSSSSSSSSSAGGGAAPVSGATPPPRTPPPPVSAAPAARDARESSPDSQTVDSSCKTPEPSFLAEDGPAPPATPTPAPCSPLGPAPSQAAGAAPGPSGQDDAPKALASPPCSSSSSSASAAGGAGLSLPPASSDHNSSSSSVSSSSASKPPPPPPPPPTAAAAAAAVPLPWSLPSGVDCTAGGVLALTALLFKMEEANIASRAKAQEFIHATSQILSQANQSQSQQHAPPSSASSSSSSSLNPPPSSLPSGPTPAHLHAGLSLGGGCAQTPPLPAGLSGTGGDSGDMGWDSESKDPDKYLKKLHTQERAVEEVKLAIKPYYQRKDINKDEYKDILRKAVHKICHSRTGEINPVKVSTLVKLYVQRYKYFRKHGRNMDDEDRDHQLNY; encoded by the exons ATGGACTTATCACCAGCCGCGGGCTTCAAGAAGAGGCCCTCGGCCCCTTCTCCAAATGGGCACATGGACGTGGCAAAGAGCCCCCCTCCCtactcccccacctccagcccctcctccccctcctcctcgccctcctccccctcgtcgGTGTCCTCCTGTCCCAGCGCCACGGCGACGGGCTGTCCCGACGACGTGAAGGACCCCCCGgacggcggcagcggcggcagggCCAGGCTGTCCGGGGACACGGTGTCGTCCACCTCGGCCTCGGTGCCGTCCCTCTCCAGctccgccttctcctcctcggaCCGCCCCGGCCCCGGGCGCCGCGCGGCCGCCGACCGGCCCCTGGAGCGGGGCTGCAGGGAGATATACGACCCCTTCCACCCGACGGACGGGGAGCTGGACGGGAGGGCcatggaggaggacgacgacgacgaagacgacgacgacgacgaaggGGACAAATACGACCCCTTTGACCCCACGGGCTCGCCGGCGTCGGACGGCGAGGAGGGGCCCGGCgcggaggagcggggggggaagaggggcgGCGGTGGAGCGGGAAAGAAGCTGAAGAAGGAGCCGCCCCCGGACTccaccgccctcctcctcccccggcccctcATCAAGCTCTCGCTCCGGCGGCGGCTGGACCGGGCCCCCAACGCGAGCCAGCGGGAGCGCGGCTGCGACCTCTCGGACCACTCGGAGATCGAGGAGGGGGAGATCGTCCCCTCGGTCAACGAGGCGGGCGGCGGTGCCCAGCGGGCCGCCATGATGCCGCCGCTGCCCTCGGACGGGCCGTTCTCCGTGGGCACCAAGCCGGAGCGCGTCCTGCGGCTGCTGGACAGCGACGGCTTCGTGTCGGTGCGCACGGAGAGCGCCTGGCCGGCGGACGGCTCGCTGCAGGACGACGCCGTGGTGGTGGGCGCCGGCGACCTGcggcggaagctggtgagccgGCGCAAGGAGCGCTTCCGCAACgggcccgcccccgccgcctcctcctccctgtcgcCTCAGCCCCAGCCggcgccgcccccgccgcccccctcgctgcccccctcctcccccccggggTCGCCGACCCCCCTGCTCATCGCcctgcccgccgccgccgccccgcggGGCAGCAAGAGCCGCAAGTCGTCCAAGAGCTCCAAGGACCGCGACCGACGGAGACGCAAGGAGGGCAAGGGCGGgggcgacaaggaggagaagaggaagaagagcgtggcggcggcggcgacgaaggagaaggccaaggagaaggccaagggggaggggagtcGGGACAAGAGCCGGGAGCGGGGCCGCAGGGCTGCGgacgggagggggcggggccccgaGGAGGCCGGGGGCCGAccgaggagcagcagcagcaacagccgcaagaggaagaagaggaggcacAGCAGCCCCGAGACGTCGCGCTCGCACAACTCGTCGGGGCGCGGTGCCCACAGCCGGCGCTCGTTCTCCAGCCCCTCGGAGGAGCGACCGAGGGAGAGggaccgggagagggagagggaccacGACCGGGACAGGGACCACGACCGGGACAGGGACCACGAccgggacagggacagggagcgggagagggagcgggaacGAGACCGAGACAAGGAGAGGGACCGAGACCGAGGGCGGAGCGGGGACCGCGGCCGCCGCGCCAAAGACCGGAAGGACCGGGACTCCAGCCACGGCAAGCGGGAGCGGGACCGGGACCTGGACCGGGAACGGGACGGCAAGGAGcgctccagcagcagagagcgcTCCGGCACCAAGAAGTCCAAACACGGGCGTGAAGGGCGCCggcgggtggaggaggtggtggaggaggaggaggtggagcgcgACGGGCGGCCGtgggagcggcggcggcggcgcgacGGGCGCCCGGTGGTGCCGCCGTCCATCCAGGACCTCAACGGCTCGGACCTCTTCGCCATCAAGCGCACCATCACGGTCACCACCACCGTCCCGGGCTCGccgcccgagcccgagcccgcctcgccccccagccccgcccccgcccgcgGCTCGGACCGCTccctgaagaggaagaagaagaggaagcggcggcaggcggaggaggcggcggaggggggcggagcctaCCGCAGCCGCTCGCGCTCGCCGCCGCGCTACCACAGCTACGACTCGGATCACTACTCGGACAAGCTGGAGATCGACCTGCGGTCGCTGGACGGCGAGGCGCTGGACTCGGACTACCCCTCTCTGGAGGACACGCCCCCCGCCGCCCTGCCCCCCGAGCCGCCGCTGCGCTCCCCCAAGGCCaagaccgccgccgccgcccccaaGGCCGGGCGCCACCACCCCAAGAAGAAGTCCCACGACGCCAAGTCGCGGGACATCCCGGCCGAGTCGtcggcctcctcctcttctgcggCGCGCACCAAGAGCAAAggcccctccccgcccccgggCCCCGccgacccccccgcccccccggcccccaagCGGGGCCGCAAGGCGGGCAAGGACAAGGAGCGGGACAAGGCGGGCCGCAAGGACTCGGCCCGCTCGGGGGGCAAGGCGCTGAagaaggagggcgggggggggggccgcaaGGGCAAGCTGCAGTCCAAGGTGTCGGTgatggtgagggagggggtcagCAGCACCACGGGGGCCCCCAGCAGCTCCGGGAAGCTGGGCATGGACCTGGGGTccacggggggcggggggggccccGTGGTGGGCGGCTCCATCGCGGTGGTGTTCCGCCGGGACAACGAGAGCCGGTCTCCGTTCCTGAAGCCCTGCTCGGAGCCCCTCTCGCTGGCCGGCCGCGGCAAGGAGCCGGGCAAGAGGGGCAAGCGCAGCGCGCTGGCCGCCccgcccaccgccgccgcccgggCCAAGAAGGCCAcgcccagctccaccacctccacctcctcctccgcctcctcaccctcctccacgCTCGCCACCAAGCGTCGCCGCCGCGCCGCCAAGAAGCCCAAGGACCAgggcggggccggcgggggggcggggcccctggggggcggggccgccggGTGCCCCGAGGTCCGCGCCGAGGACTGGGGCGGGGCCCGCGCCGAGAGCCCGCCGGCCGCCGGCGCTGCCGGCACGCGGCTCAGCCCCCACCCGGCCCCCGCCGGCCCCgtgcccagctcctcctcctcctcctcgtcttcgtcctcggccggcgggggggcggcgccCGTCTCCGGcgccacccccccgccccgcacgccgccgccgcccgtctCCGCGGCGCCGGCGGCGCGGGACGCCCGGGAGTCGTCCCCCGACTCGCAGACGGTGGACAGCAGCTGCAAGACCCCCGAGCCCTCCTTCCTGGCGGAGGACGGCCCCGCCccgccggccacgcccaccccgGCCCCCTGCAGCCcgctgggccccgccccctcgcaGGCCGCCGGCGCCGCCCCGGGCCCCTCGGGCCAGGACGACGCCCCCAAGGCCCTGGCCtcgcccccctgctcctcctcgtcctcgtcggcCTCGGCGGCGGGCGGCGCCGGCCTCTCGCTGCCGCCCGCCTCCTCGGACcacaactcctcctcctcctccgtgtcgTCCTCCTCGGCCAGcaagcccccgcccccgccgccaccgccccccaccgccgccgccgccgccgccgccgtgcccCTGCCCTGGAGCCTGCCCTCGGGCGTGGACTGCACCGCTGGAGGGGTGCTGGCCT tgACGGCTCTGCTCTTCAAAATGGAGGAGGCGAATATCGCCAGCCGAGCGAAAGCGCAGGAATTCATCCACGCCACGAGCCAG ATCCTCTCTCAGGCCAATCAGAGCCAGTCCCAGCAGCATGCCCCGCcctcctcggcctcctcctcctcctcctcctccctgaaccctcccccctcctcgctGCCCTCGGGCCCCACCCCCGCCCACCTCCACGCGGGCCTCTCCCTGGGGGGCGGCTGCGCCCAGACCCCGCCCCTGCCCGCCGGGCTgtcggggacggggggggactcGGGGGACATGGGATGGGACAGTGAGAGCAAAGACCCGGACAAG TACCTGAAGAAGCTCCACACGCAGGAGCGCGccgtggaggaggtgaagctgGCCATCAAGCCGTACTACCAGCGCAAGGACATCAACAAGGACGAGTACAAGGACATCCTGAGGAAAGCCGTGCACAAG ATCTGCCACAGCCGGACGGGCGAGATCAACCCGGTGAAGGTCAGCACCCTGGTCAAGCTCTACGTGCAGCGCTACAAGTACTTCCGAAAGCACGGgcgcaacatggacgacgaagACCGCGACCATCAGCTGAATTACTGA